Below is a genomic region from Paenibacillus rhizovicinus.
GGCTGGAACCGTGGCCCATCGCCGTCGCATCCTCGCTGACGGAACTATTCGCGCCGACTCTCGTCTCCAAGCGGATTGGCGTGTTCGAGCAATTGTATCCGTGGATCCGTCCCGAGGGGCTCGCCTACTTCCAAAATCGTCTTCACCAAGCTCCGCGGGATGCGGATCATGGACTAAGCATCGTCCTGCGCGAATGCAGGGATCGCAGCGACCAGGAACAGGCGATTAGCGCATTGCGCTTTAAATGCAATGTCCTCTGGGCTCTCCTGGATGCGTTAAGCTTGGCATATCCCGACGGAGACAACCTACGATGAGTCAGCGGCCGCTTTCGGAACGGCCGAAACTCCGCAGTCCGGGTCGCATCAAGTACGATAAGGTCCGTCAAATGGAACTCTTGCTCTTGCCGGAAAGAATCGTCGAGCTTAACGAGGCGGCGGGAGCGATTCTCCGGCACTGCGACGGGCAGCGAACGATCGAGCAGATCATCGGGGAGCTGGAGGCGAAATACAATCAGACGGGTCTCCGGGATGATATTGTCGAATTCTTCGATGCGGCTGCCGAGAAAGGATGGCTGGAGCTATGCAAGTAAGCTTGCCTTACGCCTTGACCGCCGAACTCACGCATCGCTGCCCCCTCCGCTGCCCTTACTGCTCGAATCCGACCGAACTCCAGAAGAGAGAGAACGAGCTGTCGACCGACGAGTGGCTGAGCGTCTTGGAGCAAGCTTGCGAGCTTGGGGTCGTGCAGGTTCATTTCACGGGCGGAGAACCGCTTCTGCGCCCGGATTTGGAACTCATCGTCCGCCGCGCCAGGGACTTAGGTCTCTTCGTCAATCTCATCACGAGCGGCGTCGGTTTGACGGAAGAACGAGTCCGAAAGCTCTCCGATGCCGGAATCGACAGCATTCAGCTTAGCCTGCAGGCCGCGTCCGCGGAACTTGCCGATTCCATTGCCGGATTCAAGGCCCATGAACTGAAACGACAAGCCGCCCGAAGGATTCGAGAAGCCGGGCTTGCGCTTAATATGAACGTCGTGCTTCACCGGGGTAATCTCCACCAGCTCGAAGATATAATCGAGCTTTGCGCATCATGGGGGGCTCAGCGCCTTGAGTTGGCGAATACCCAGTATTATGGCTGGGCATTACGCAACGTTAATGAACTTCTTCCGCGAAGCGAGCAGCTTAAGCAAGCTGAAGCCGACTACGTCCGGGCAAGCGAGCGCTTTGGCCAACAACTTGAACTTATATGGATCTTACCTGATTATTACGAGGATTTCCCGAAGCCCTGCATGGGCGGATGGGGCAAACTTTCGTTAACGGTTGCTCCGGACGGACGGGTACTGCCCTGCACGGTGTCATCGGAAATACGGAGCCTGTCTTTCGAAAATGTAAAGCAGCGGGAACTGGCCTGGATTTGGCATGATTCGCCTTCTTTTAACGCCTATCGAGGCTATGATTGGATGGCGGAGCCATGCCGAAGCTGCGAGCGGCGCGAGCAGGATTACGGAGGCTGCCGCTGCCAGGCCTTTCTGTTGACAGGCGATGCGAATGCCGCGGATCCCGTTTGCACGCTGTCTCCGCATCGGAGGGTGATTACGGATCGGATCAAATCCATCGAGGCCGGCGAATCTCGGACTCCTAATTATGCTTATCGTGGCGGGTGATCGCGGTTGAGGATATTTGACGCGCATTGCGACGTGCTCAGCAAGCTGCTGGAACGTCCCGAACTCGATTTTGTCCACGGTCCCGAAGGACTGGACGTTACGCTCGAACGAATGCTGTCATCGGGCATCGGTGTACAAAATTTTGCCGTGTATTTGCCGCAGCGTTGGTCTAACGAGTTTAGGTATGTGCTGGATAGCATCGACTTGTTCCATGAACGTATCCTCTCCCTTCCGCAAATGCAGTTTATTCGCACGAAATCCGATCTGGCGCGCGTAACGAACGGAGACCGGATCGGAGCACTGCTTTCCCTGGAAGGCGTGGATTCGCTTCATGGAAACTTGGCGTATCTTCGTATTCTTTATCATCTCGGCGTAAGGACTGTCGGCATCACTTGGAACCGCGCCAATTGGGCGGCGGACGGCGTCCTGGAACCGAGAAAAGGCGGCTTTACCGCGGCGGGAACGGACTTGATCAAGGAATGCAACCGGCTGGGCTTGATTATGGACGTCTCCCATCTCTCCGAGAAAGGCTTCTGGGAACTCGCCGAAGCGACCCGGAAGCCCGTCATCGCTTCCCACTCCAACGCAAGTGCGATTAGCCCCCGTCTAAGGAATTTGTCGGATGCCCAGATTGGCTCCATCGTACAAACCGGCGGCGTCATGGGCATCACGTTCGTTCCTCCGTTCGTGAGCGACGTACAACCGGTTTCCATCGATCGCATTCTGCTGCATATCGATCATGTGTGCGCATTGGGCGGGAAGCGCCATATCGGTTTCGGTTCCGATTTCGACGGCATTCAAGAATGGATCGTCGGCTTGGAGCACGCGGGACATTACGACAAGCTCGTGAATCTGCTGTTGAAACATTACCGGGAGGACGATGTGAAGCTCTTCGTATTCGGCAACTGGCACCGATTCTATATGGACCACTTGCCGGAGGAATAGCTTCTTCCGCTCCGGAACTGATTCTATTTAGGATCTCGACGCTACTATTCTCGGGTCTGTCTGGCTCGGCTGCACAAAATCGACGGGCAGCATGTCCCCCGCCTTCAGTATCTTCTCCTGACCGACGAATTTCGTCAGTCGCGTCTCGAAGAACCGCGGGTGCTTATCCCATATCGCTTTAGGCACCGTCAGCACGAATCGGCCGTTCTGATCGGGTATCGTCAAGGAATATGAAGTCCCGGGGGGCACGTCTAGTCCGGCCAGCAGGCCGGTATACGTCGCTCCCATTGCTGTCGTGCAGACAAGCATCGGAGGCCGGTCGTCGATCACCAAGCCTTCCTTGGGCAAGCGAATCCGAATGTTTACGCTTGTATTCCGCGGAAGCATCAACACCTTGCCCGCAGGCAGCGCATATCGGCGGGTGCCGACGAATACGGTAAGATTCGCGCCTTCCTCTTCCGGCCAGTAATACATTTCGTATCTCCCCTGCTTATCGGTAGGCGTCGATTTGGCAAAGCCCTCCCCGCTTTCCCGGTCAATCCACACGAATGCGTCCTTTATTGGATTGCCGTCAGCATCCCCCACTTCACCTGCGATCCGATATTTGTCAGCCTGGAAGAAAGAAATCTTGTCGCCGGTCTCGCTCGCGATGCTGGCGTGTACCTTGATCTTGTCCGCATTCTTGTCCGATGGCTCTACCTCTGTCACGATAATCGGATGATAGACGCTAATCGTCGAGGAGGCAGACAGGATTGCATCAACCGCTTCTTGGCCGACAGGCTTGCCATCGACCCTCGCCTCATGGAGCGACGTCACCCGAACGAGTTTGCAGGCGATCAGACTACGGTCCACGAGCAGCTCGAAGGAGCCGTCCTCTCCGGTGCGGATGTTCCTTCCTTGCGTGCCGGTTTGCAGGAGAGCATTCGCGACTGGCCGCCCGCTCCAAGTCAGCTTGCCCCTGACTGTAACCAGGTGGGAGCCGTCGTTTCTCCATGCCTTGACGACAAATGCCGTCTGTTCAAGCACGAGATGGGCTTGATGTTGTTTAGCTTGATGTTGTTTAGCTTGATGTTGTTTGGCTTGATGTTCTGTAGCTTGATGTTCTGTAGCTTGATGTTCTTCAGCTTGCGCGTTCGCATATGAACGTGAATCTGGCGAGAACGCCGCGACCAAGGAAAGGAGCACGAACAATCCCGCTTTGATTATTCTTGTCATCATAGTGGTCTCCTATTGAGAAGGCGGTCAAGCCATGACGCTGTGCATCCTGACTTGACCGCCATATTGTAATCTCGGTTATTGCGCTTCATGGCCTCCGCCAGTTTCGGCTTTGCCGGCCTGACCTTGCGTCTTGTCGCCGCCGAGTCCGAATACATGCACTTTCGGCTTCGATCCGCCCGTGGTGAAGACCATGTATTCTTTGTTATCGACCGTGAAGATCGACGGAGCGGCTTGAATGTTATCGCCGGAGGTTTGGAACGTCCAAATCACTTTGCCGCCCTTAATATCAAGCGCGTTGATCTTGCCGTCCAACTCGCCGAAGAAGGCAAGTCCCGTATCCGTGCTCGTCAAGCCGCCGCGCTGCGTATCCTTCGTCTTGATCTGGTACGCTTGCTTGCCGGTATCCACGTTGATCGCGGTAACCGTACCGTATCCCGTCACGTTCGGCACCTCCGAATATCCGGTGCCGAATGCTGCAGCGCCGGGGAAGTCCGGGGTTCCGGCTTCCGCTTCGGACTTCGCCGATTTATAGAGCGAAGGCTGTTCGATGGCCGGAATCAAGACGTAATTCGACGCGGGATCGTAGGTTTCCGGCGCATAATTCTCTCCGCCGAGTACGCCCGGATAGCTGATCGTTCCTTCGGGCGTGACTTCTTTCTTATCGATCTTGGTGAACGGAACGCCGTTCCAGACATCAGCACCGGTAGCGGCATCCCAGGCGAACCATAAGCCGGACTTGCCGCCTTGCACGACCAGTTTCTTCGTCGCGCCTTTAACCTTCGCGTTGATGATCATCGGCGAAGCCGCCGCGTCATAATCCCACATGTCATGGCTGACCTCTTGCTTGGCCCATGCGAGCTTGCCGGTCATCGCGTTGACGGCCACGACCGAGTCGGTATTCGGATTATCTCCCGGGCGATTAGCGCCATAGAAATCCGGGGCCGGATTACCCGTCGCGAAGTACATCATGTCGGTTGCTTCGTCGATCGCAACGGGATCCCATACCGCCCCTCCTCCTTGGAACTTGCTGTTCGCCAGCCAATCTTGTCCCTTCGGCGGCACGGTCCAGAACGGAGAATCCCATGCCGGCGTCAAATCGCTAGCCTTGAACGCGGCCACGAAGCCCCGAATGCCGTTGTCGCTTCCGCTGCTGCCGATATAGACGTTGCCCTTGTAATATTGGGGAGCCGTCGTCTCGTAGTACCCGTTCTCGATCGTAACCCCATCGATATGGTCGGAAAGCTTGATCATTTTCACCAATTCGCCGGTCTTCTGATCCAGTGAGACCAGCGAGTTATCGACCGCAAGCATGAATACTTTGCCTTCGCCTACGGCAACGCCGCGATTCGAGATGATCCCCGCTTTAGAGAACCCTGCTGCTTGCTCGGCTGTAGGTTTCCAATGCCATATGGTCTTCCCGGTCACGGCATCTAACGCGAACACCTGATTGCCGGCCGTCGTTATGTAGACAACGCCGTCGACGACGACGGGATACGATTGGTTGCCGTTCTTGACGTCCGGGTCGAGCGTCTTCAGGTCCGCGGACCAAATGACGCCTAAATCCTTGACGTTATCCGCGGTGATCTCTTTGAAAGGGACATGGCGGTTATTGTCCAGCGAATACCCGTAGGAGCCCCAATTTTCAAAGGTCTTGCCGGTCGCCCCGGTGGTGGTGTTGTTGTTGGCAGGCGCATTCGAACCGGTCTCGTTCGGCGTCGTCTCGGGAGTCGTATTATTGTTGTTATTGTTCTGTCCGGAACAAGCGGTAAGAACCAACAATAACGCCACCGCCGCGCCGCTTTTTGCATGCGTTTTTTTCAAGGTCGTAACCTCCAGTTTATGCGAATATGCGATTTCGTGATTCATGGGAAGATCCCTTTTCACGCAATCTTCATTGAATATGGTATTTCCTAATTGAAGTAAATTATGTAAAGGGTCGGAATTCATCAATCCAGATTGTTAAGGTGAAACAGCAAATAGGCCTCTCCGTATTGGAGAGACCTTTGTTGGAACTTTATCTTGTATCCGGAGCCCTTTATCGCATAAGGCGCGGCTTAGGAAGGAAGCTCGTAATTGGCTGCTTTTTTGGCATCGAAATCGGCGGCTGTTTCCTTGTCGCTCTGTTTGTCGTAAAACTTCCCTAGTCTCCAGCCGATTCCAACATTTACGACGGCCATCGCCGCATATAACACGACGTCTCCCCATGGCTCCGGAAGCAAGAGATCTGCCAGAAGCCAGCCTCCGGTCATAGAGGCCCCCATCACTGCGCCTTTCACGCGCGAATTCAAACTTGCCATGCGCAAGCCCTCCTTTTGAGTACGTTCTATCTAACAAGCATGCATAAAGTCCTATCCTGAGCAGGTATTAATCCCCTTACACGCATCTTATGTCGAGGACAAGCGAAAATATGCCGTGTATTCAGAGGCTTTGCCCCTTCGGATAATTCTGACAAGCAACGGGCATAATTGTTACGAAAAACTCTTAGGAGGAATCAACGACCATGAAACTGACAATTGCCAAGCTGTGTCTATTCGCGTTAATCGCCCTGCTCGGTCTTAGCGCATGCGGCAAATCGAGCAACAATACGAACAACAACGCACCTTCGAACCAAACACCGGCAGCCGGAGGAGCCACGAAGGAAATCACCGTGAATGCCGTCGACTGGTCGTACAGCGAACCCGAGATCAAAGCTAATGTAGGGGATACGCTCAAGATTACCTTGCATAACGAAAAAGGCGTTCACGGGCTGCAGAGCGAGGATCTTGGCGTGGATCTGAAGGATGGCGAAACGGCGACGGTCAAACTGGATAAAGCCGGAACGTACGAGTTTCATTGCAACATCCAGTGCGGACAAGGCCACGACAACATGGTGGGGCAAATTATCGTCCAATAAGCGATGCGCATTCACAGATACACCTGCGAAACGAAAAAGGGATTACGAGTCTCTCCATTGCTGGAGGCACGTAATCCCTTTCTTGCTTATTGATGTAACCTTTCATGCTTTCATGCTCAGCTTGCATCGATCGTCCGGATTATCCTTGCCGGGATGCCTGCCACTACGGCATTGGCCGGGACATCTTTTGTCACCACGGCCCGGCGGCCACGATCGCGTTTTCTCCAATCGTAACGCCAGGCAGGACCGTGGCGCCAATCCCGATCCATGCGTTCTGTTTGACGACGATAGGCTTGGAGATCGTACAATGTACAATGCCTTTGCGCTGGATCCTGCGGGTGGTTAATCGTAATCAAGTTCACTTTCGGTCCAATCAATACATGATCTTCGATCGTTCATAAGGCGCGTTGTTTAATTCAAAGACGATTCGCTGCGCTTCGTTTATGACCGCTCGGATTTTGTGATAGTCCGGTCATCCAGTGAAATAAGTTCACCGGATTTGTCGCGTTCAAAGATATCCGCGGCATTCATATTGTCGTACCTCCGTTCGATTTCAATGCACCTTTTGGCTATTTCCGCATGATTAGAGAAAGCAAGCGACAAGAAAATATACAATTCCAATCGTTTAATCAACGTATGTTCATTAGTATAAAGGTCAACGACGATTGTTCAATGAGCAAAAGAACGCGATTTGTTAATCAATCAACAGGTTGGTTGAAAATGTTCATTATCCTTACGAATATGCGACAAAAAAAAGCCGCAATTTCTGCGGCTTCCGTTATATCTATTAACGGATATAGGTTCATGATGTACATTTACACAACCAGTGCGGTTAACGGCTTCTTCTGCCCGCAACCAGATTATAGATCAGTGCGATGAGCGCGATGACAAGAAGGATGTGGATTAATCCGCCAGCGATGTGAAAGCTAAAGCCCAGCAGCCATAGCACAATCAGAATTACGAATACGCCCCATAGCATAGTTGAAGCCTCCTTTGTAGTTCCTCTATTCTCGTTCTTCAATCTCGTTCGTCTAGGCTCGTTTTCTCTATTTATAGCTTGTTATTACCACGTCAAGAAGATATTAATCATGGAATATAATGTATTTCCGTCAATTCCTATACATAGTCCCTGCGATCATCCGTAGCCGGGATTTAGGACAAGATTCAAACTTAAGCCCGTTCGTGTATTAACTCGTACGTTCGGTAAAGGAGGCTAACCTGCATGAATGAACATCGCAAAAGCTGGAAACCCGTTGCTGGAAAAAACGATCCTTGCCCCCCGCTGGAAACCAAAACATACGAGACTCCTCCTAATCTCTACTTAGGCGTCCAGGAGCCTGGACTTGAGCAATTCAAGCCTGCCGAGGCTCTTCGCAAAGGTACGTTGTGGCCTGCGTTATTCGGTCCGTACGATTCGCCGTATCAATCAGCCC
It encodes:
- a CDS encoding spore coat associated protein CotJA, encoding MNEHRKSWKPVAGKNDPCPPLETKTYETPPNLYLGVQEPGLEQFKPAEALRKGTLWPALFGPYDSPYQSARSAKKEDAR
- a CDS encoding carboxypeptidase-like regulatory domain-containing protein; translated protein: MMTRIIKAGLFVLLSLVAAFSPDSRSYANAQAEEHQATEHQATEHQAKQHQAKQHQAKQHQAHLVLEQTAFVVKAWRNDGSHLVTVRGKLTWSGRPVANALLQTGTQGRNIRTGEDGSFELLVDRSLIACKLVRVTSLHEARVDGKPVGQEAVDAILSASSTISVYHPIIVTEVEPSDKNADKIKVHASIASETGDKISFFQADKYRIAGEVGDADGNPIKDAFVWIDRESGEGFAKSTPTDKQGRYEMYYWPEEEGANLTVFVGTRRYALPAGKVLMLPRNTSVNIRIRLPKEGLVIDDRPPMLVCTTAMGATYTGLLAGLDVPPGTSYSLTIPDQNGRFVLTVPKAIWDKHPRFFETRLTKFVGQEKILKAGDMLPVDFVQPSQTDPRIVASRS
- the pqqD gene encoding pyrroloquinoline quinone biosynthesis peptide chaperone PqqD, encoding MSQRPLSERPKLRSPGRIKYDKVRQMELLLLPERIVELNEAAGAILRHCDGQRTIEQIIGELEAKYNQTGLRDDIVEFFDAAAEKGWLELCK
- the pqqE gene encoding pyrroloquinoline quinone biosynthesis protein PqqE; the encoded protein is MQVSLPYALTAELTHRCPLRCPYCSNPTELQKRENELSTDEWLSVLEQACELGVVQVHFTGGEPLLRPDLELIVRRARDLGLFVNLITSGVGLTEERVRKLSDAGIDSIQLSLQAASAELADSIAGFKAHELKRQAARRIREAGLALNMNVVLHRGNLHQLEDIIELCASWGAQRLELANTQYYGWALRNVNELLPRSEQLKQAEADYVRASERFGQQLELIWILPDYYEDFPKPCMGGWGKLSLTVAPDGRVLPCTVSSEIRSLSFENVKQRELAWIWHDSPSFNAYRGYDWMAEPCRSCERREQDYGGCRCQAFLLTGDANAADPVCTLSPHRRVITDRIKSIEAGESRTPNYAYRGG
- a CDS encoding cupredoxin domain-containing protein — its product is MKLTIAKLCLFALIALLGLSACGKSSNNTNNNAPSNQTPAAGGATKEITVNAVDWSYSEPEIKANVGDTLKITLHNEKGVHGLQSEDLGVDLKDGETATVKLDKAGTYEFHCNIQCGQGHDNMVGQIIVQ
- a CDS encoding dipeptidase, whose amino-acid sequence is MRIFDAHCDVLSKLLERPELDFVHGPEGLDVTLERMLSSGIGVQNFAVYLPQRWSNEFRYVLDSIDLFHERILSLPQMQFIRTKSDLARVTNGDRIGALLSLEGVDSLHGNLAYLRILYHLGVRTVGITWNRANWAADGVLEPRKGGFTAAGTDLIKECNRLGLIMDVSHLSEKGFWELAEATRKPVIASHSNASAISPRLRNLSDAQIGSIVQTGGVMGITFVPPFVSDVQPVSIDRILLHIDHVCALGGKRHIGFGSDFDGIQEWIVGLEHAGHYDKLVNLLLKHYREDDVKLFVFGNWHRFYMDHLPEE
- a CDS encoding pyrroloquinoline quinone-dependent dehydrogenase, coding for MKKTHAKSGAAVALLLVLTACSGQNNNNNNTTPETTPNETGSNAPANNNTTTGATGKTFENWGSYGYSLDNNRHVPFKEITADNVKDLGVIWSADLKTLDPDVKNGNQSYPVVVDGVVYITTAGNQVFALDAVTGKTIWHWKPTAEQAAGFSKAGIISNRGVAVGEGKVFMLAVDNSLVSLDQKTGELVKMIKLSDHIDGVTIENGYYETTAPQYYKGNVYIGSSGSDNGIRGFVAAFKASDLTPAWDSPFWTVPPKGQDWLANSKFQGGGAVWDPVAIDEATDMMYFATGNPAPDFYGANRPGDNPNTDSVVAVNAMTGKLAWAKQEVSHDMWDYDAAASPMIINAKVKGATKKLVVQGGKSGLWFAWDAATGADVWNGVPFTKIDKKEVTPEGTISYPGVLGGENYAPETYDPASNYVLIPAIEQPSLYKSAKSEAEAGTPDFPGAAAFGTGYSEVPNVTGYGTVTAINVDTGKQAYQIKTKDTQRGGLTSTDTGLAFFGELDGKINALDIKGGKVIWTFQTSGDNIQAAPSIFTVDNKEYMVFTTGGSKPKVHVFGLGGDKTQGQAGKAETGGGHEAQ
- a CDS encoding lmo0937 family membrane protein — its product is MLWGVFVILIVLWLLGFSFHIAGGLIHILLVIALIALIYNLVAGRRSR